A segment of the Cricetulus griseus strain 17A/GY chromosome 6, alternate assembly CriGri-PICRH-1.0, whole genome shotgun sequence genome:
tgaggcttccagaatcttagcccaggacggcggccaccccaaacacagaatggaggcgaaagcttgatgcaaactgcatgaggctttattgtaatttaacgaactaaccccatgttagctcgggtctttcacccacccgccatggcggatggcgagaaaagacggctccttgggtctcccaaaagatcttatagggcagcgtaaggggagtgtctaggggtacgcacaggctcatgattggtgtgcctccaggcttggagggcttgccctgtgttgattggtcaactggttgttatggcccataggccctcccagggtggttgctatgctctctacgtcattgtcgtgcgcttgtccgtaaagcacacccagggtcgtaaagcatagcgccaccagctaacttctgattggttccttgtcacaagacaggcatctgacctctaagtgactaaggttccttgtcacgagacaggcatctgacctctaagtgaccaaggcaggtttatggcaagcacgtgttcggctgttatggctgccaaaaggaagccggttccttcaagtGCTTAATGTCCACAAACTCTGAATGCATTTCCCAAATGCCCCCAATTTGGGAAGTTTTTCCCATGGCTGTATTTGTGGCAtagcccggcatgtctcagccccaagccacggtagacttgaggttcggcctgagtggacTTGGAAGAGtagacttggaaactcctagcaacccaatggcaataaagaccaaacacaggcatcttgtcatctttagagagctctcagttccatgttgtaaaactagagtctcttgtttattggACATCTTCCTGTCTGTtatctaaccatgcttccaaggccacGAGGCCATTTCTATCTCCTTCAGTTGATCTCTCTGctagatggctcctaactctctgcccttacttacacacctagccttctgcccaggtgcaggcctattcaaatgcttagttatgtagagatgcaaactaggggacattcacCACTGAGGCCAAATGTCATTCAACAGATTAGCTcgaatctgcaatacaattgtaggccggAGCTGAACCGGAGGTTTGTACCTCCAGATATTTCTTAATGAAACTTTCCTGGTCCCCAAGGTATTTGGATTATTCAGGTCCCTTCTGAATCCTGGGGTCACACGTTGGACacaatctcactgtgtagttctggcaaGCCTGggactttgtagatcaggctggcctgaaactcacagagatccacctacctctgcctctcaagtgctgagattaaaggtgcatgccaccatggcAGGCCAGAACTTTCTAAAATAAGTGTTCCCTTCCAAAATATTAGCTCACACTTGCCTAGCAAAGAATGGTCCTGGCTTTGATTTCCAAGACTGAAAAACAAAGTATTCTGGATTCTAGCTTCTTTCTTGGTTCCTTTGAAAGACGTGATCTCTGGGCTTGCTTGTGCTGCACCATGGACATCACACAAACAGGGCAATGCTGAGTCCTATCAGCTGAGCAGGGGCTGCAGAAAGGTTACTGAGCCGGCTGTGAGGGGGGCTTTGGTGGTGGTCTGCCCCCAGGAGGGATTTTCTATTTGGTTTCAGTTCTCTGAGGCATAAGGTCACACAGGGTGTCAGTTTAGAGCACAGAGATGGGTGCACCAATTCTAGTCCCAAATGGGCTACTTGCTGGCCTTGTGGCCCCAGTGTGGCCTGCCCAAAGTTGGCTGATGTCAGGCTGTGAGTGACTTGCTAAGCAGCGCCCCCTGTGTGTGTAGCTCACAGCGTGTGTGATGGTTGGCTGTCCTCCTTTGCTAGGCCAGCTAGGCTTCCCAGGTCCCTTAGCTGTGCTTACACCTGGCTCTGTCCCCAGGTGTACCCAGCCTGTGAGGCCCGGGAGGTGCTGGCACCCTATGCACGGCTGCCTACCCATCAGCACGTGGCCCATCCCGCAGACATCCTGTTGGGCTCTCAGTTCCTCTACACCTTCTTCTCGAAGACCCATGGGGACTTGCACAGCCTGGTGCGCAGCCGCCGCGGTATTCCCGAGCCCGAGGCTATTGTGCTTTTCCGGCAGATGGCTGCTATGGTGGCACACTGCCACCAACATGGGCTTGTCTTGCGTGACCTCAAGCTGTGTCGCTTTGTCTTCAGCAACCGTGAGAGGTAAGTGTGACCCCAGAGGTACATTTGAGAAGTGGGCCGTGGCAGGAAAGCTGAGGTCGGCGAGGACAGAGTAACAGGCAGGAAGAGCTAAGGTGTAGCATGGTGGTAAAACACGAGCTTAGTATGTGCAAGGCTCTGGATTCCATCCTAGGCAGCAAAAACTAGACAGGCAAAGAAATCCCCAGCACTGAGTGATAGTGGCCTGTGGTGTGGAGTCTGTAACCCTAACGCTGGGCATGGgggaagaggggcagagacaggcagattccccAGAGATCTCCGGCCAGCTAGTCTATTCCATTGGTGAGTTCCTGGTTTAGTGAGCGACTCTGTCTCAagttaaataagtaaaaaagGAATAGCTGGGGGTGCTAGCACACACTTTAAGtcctgggagaggcagagacgggtggatctcagtgagctggaggccagcctagcatacatagtgagttccaggacagtcagggctatgtagtgagatcctctctctctctctctctctctctctctctctctctctctacacacacacacacacacacacacacacacacacacacacacacacacggtgcctattggggaagggaagggtgggagggatgactcaatggttaaagtgcttttgctcttgcagaggacccaggttcagttcccagcacccatatggtcctaacaaccatctgtaattccaagtccaggggatctgacaacctcttctgccACTGTGGGCACCGAatgctcatggtccccagacacgcacacaggcaaaacacccacttggataaaaaataataacagatcttttttaaaaaaaaagctgggcagtggtggtgcacatctttaatcccagcacttgggagtcagaggcagaagagtctgtgaatttgaggtcagcctggtctgcagagtgagttccaggacagctaggactgttatacagagaaaccctgtctcaaaaacaaaaaaaaaaaaaaaaaaaaaaaaaaagaaaagaaaagaaagaaagaaagaaaaggcgtGGAGAAAGATTAAGGAAGACACTtaaagttgacctctggtctccaaatGGACACACCCCTGCCCTACACACAGACACTACACACAaatctgacaaaaataaaataaaaattaaaaagaagaaagggatggaaCCTAACTTAGCATTCACAACCTAGTTCTCTAGTTTGACAAATTTGACTCAGTGTTATGGAAGCCCCTTGGGGTGCcgggcaggcaaatctctgtgagttcgaggctagcctggtctacatagtgagtgccaggacagccaggactacacagagagaccctgaccCATTgagccaaaccaaacaaaaacattactaaaacattGCGGCTCAGCATGATGTCCCACtgctgtaaacccagcactcaggaggtcgACACAGGATAGTAAGTTAGAAGCTAGCCAGGACAATGTAGTGAAATCTTATCTCCAAACAAtaacacccccccaaaagaaaaccccgattaaaaaacaaagacagggcTGGATTGATGGTttagtggctgctcttccagaggacctgagcaaGACCTGATCTTTCTGTCTGTGACCCAGGACGAGGCTGGTGCTGGAGAACCTGGAGGATGCTTGTGTGATAACTGGACCAGACGACTCTCTGTGGGACAAGCATGCATGCCCTGCCTACGTGGGACCAGAGATACTCAGCTCCCGACCATCCTACTCTGGCAAAGCAGCTGATATCTGGAGCCTGGGCGTGGCACTGTTCACTATGCTGGCTGGTCACTACCCGTTCCAGGACTCTGAGCCGGCTTTGCTCTTTGGCAAGATCCGTAGAGGGACCTTTGCCCTGCCTGAAGGCCTATCAGCCCCAGCCCGATGCCTGATCCGATGTCTCCTTCGAAAGGAACCTTCACAGCGACTAGTGGCCCCGGGCATCCTTCTGCATCCCTGGTTGAAGGAGGACCACAGCCTTGTCTCCCCTCCACAGACTAGCCACTGGGAGACTGACCAGGTGGTCCCAGATGGACCAGGACTGGAGGAGACTGAGGAAGGCGAGTTGGGGCTGTATGGTTA
Coding sequences within it:
- the Trib3 gene encoding tribbles homolog 3, whose translation is MRATPLVASAGVPCRKKPLEFDGNIDAESTVLKRARGPEPGPPCFLLSPSPPPASDLSPAVAPATRLGPYVLLEQEQGSHTYRALHCPTGTQYTCKVYPACEAREVLAPYARLPTHQHVAHPADILLGSQFLYTFFSKTHGDLHSLVRSRRGIPEPEAIVLFRQMAAMVAHCHQHGLVLRDLKLCRFVFSNRERTRLVLENLEDACVITGPDDSLWDKHACPAYVGPEILSSRPSYSGKAADIWSLGVALFTMLAGHYPFQDSEPALLFGKIRRGTFALPEGLSAPARCLIRCLLRKEPSQRLVAPGILLHPWLKEDHSLVSPPQTSHWETDQVVPDGPGLEETEEGELGLYG